In Erythrobacter litoralis HTCC2594, a single genomic region encodes these proteins:
- a CDS encoding MFS transporter: MARGVRDSTQPPSQPSHPFKVANFRAYWLSRLAMTLAQYAMLLIIGWQTYNLARDSGMDVAAASGQLALIGLLQFLPLFILTPFVGLAADQFDRRNIARLTVAMQLGCSALLAWLTLSGSISLPWLFVVAILLGIARAFAGPALSALAPNLVPKAILPNAIALSSIAWQFGMIVGPALGGYLYVVDPALPYGIATALFATSIIALSFIGKVPQPAVRKDQRPIGQIVDGLKYVGRNKMVLGAITLDLLAVFLAGATALFPVYARDILQVGATGLSQLAMAPAVGAALTAMYFSFRPLETNVGPKMLWAVFVFGIATVIFGLSTSMPLSLAMLFIVGAADMFSVYIRQSLIQLHTPDDKRGRVSSVSLLTIGASNEGGDAFSGTLASIIGPVGAVVAGGIGAIVTVAAWSRLFPVLRTTKTFDPPPELSKSDS, from the coding sequence ATGGCGCGCGGCGTGAGAGACAGCACGCAACCACCCAGCCAGCCATCCCACCCGTTCAAGGTTGCCAATTTCCGCGCCTACTGGCTGAGTCGCCTCGCGATGACGCTGGCGCAATATGCCATGTTGCTGATCATCGGGTGGCAGACATACAACCTTGCGCGCGATAGCGGGATGGACGTCGCGGCGGCTTCAGGCCAACTGGCGCTGATCGGGCTGCTTCAGTTCTTGCCTCTTTTCATCCTCACTCCATTTGTAGGATTGGCCGCCGATCAGTTCGACCGTCGCAATATCGCACGTCTGACCGTCGCCATGCAGCTTGGATGCTCTGCGCTACTGGCGTGGCTCACGCTTTCTGGCTCGATCTCGCTGCCCTGGCTCTTCGTGGTGGCGATCCTGCTGGGCATCGCGCGCGCTTTCGCCGGGCCAGCCTTGTCCGCTCTCGCGCCCAACCTTGTGCCGAAAGCGATCCTGCCCAATGCTATCGCCCTGTCGAGCATTGCGTGGCAATTCGGCATGATCGTCGGGCCGGCGCTGGGTGGGTATCTCTATGTCGTCGACCCCGCCCTGCCCTACGGCATAGCGACCGCGCTTTTCGCGACCTCGATCATTGCCCTGAGCTTTATCGGCAAGGTCCCACAACCTGCCGTGCGCAAGGACCAGCGCCCGATCGGCCAGATCGTTGACGGGCTCAAATATGTCGGCCGGAATAAAATGGTACTCGGCGCGATCACGCTCGACCTCCTCGCGGTATTTCTTGCCGGAGCCACCGCGCTCTTCCCGGTCTATGCCCGCGACATTCTCCAGGTCGGTGCCACGGGACTGAGCCAGCTTGCCATGGCCCCTGCCGTCGGAGCCGCTCTGACCGCGATGTATTTCAGTTTCCGCCCGCTCGAGACCAATGTCGGGCCCAAGATGCTATGGGCGGTCTTCGTCTTCGGGATCGCTACCGTCATCTTTGGCCTTTCGACCTCCATGCCGCTCAGCCTCGCGATGCTGTTCATCGTCGGCGCGGCCGACATGTTCAGCGTCTATATCCGCCAATCGCTCATCCAGTTGCACACGCCAGACGACAAGCGCGGCCGCGTCTCCAGCGTGTCCTTGCTGACCATCGGCGCGTCCAACGAAGGCGGCGATGCCTTTTCCGGCACGCTGGCCAGCATCATCGGGCCGGTCGGTGCGGTCGTTGCCGGCGGGATCGGCGCCATTGTCACGGTCGCGGCCTGGTCACGGCTGTTTCCCGTGCTGCGGACAACGAAGACTTTCGATCCGCCGCCGGAATTGTCTAAGAGTGATTCGTAA
- a CDS encoding PilZ domain-containing protein, whose protein sequence is MSAGAQLTVTDQRRATRHPVDFPVIAEHFVHGDMNLHISNLSAHGFMVDDAHDLSRGDRIIIRLPIVGRIEAYCIWRRDNRAGFQFERIIRIDDFMGMIDELQPNPRLRRPR, encoded by the coding sequence ATGTCAGCCGGAGCGCAGCTCACAGTCACCGATCAACGGCGCGCGACGCGTCATCCGGTCGATTTCCCGGTCATCGCCGAGCACTTCGTGCATGGCGATATGAACCTGCATATCAGCAACCTGTCGGCACACGGCTTCATGGTCGACGATGCGCACGACCTGTCGCGCGGCGACCGCATCATAATCCGTTTGCCGATCGTCGGGCGCATCGAGGCCTATTGCATCTGGCGGCGTGACAATCGCGCCGGCTTCCAGTTCGAGCGGATCATCCGCATCGACGATTTCATGGGCATGATAGACGAACTGCAGCCCAATCCGCGCCTTCGCAGACCGCGCTGA
- the tyrS gene encoding tyrosine--tRNA ligase: MSEFESDLLQLLSERGHLHQITDAGALDALAMKEVVTGYVGFDPTAPSLHIGNLASIMLLKRLQQAGHRPIVIMGGGTAKVGDPSGRDETRTMLTDEKLAGNIASIKGSFEQILRFDDSETGALLINNDDWLNELGYIELLRDVGPHFTINRMLTFDSVKLRLDREQPLTFLEFNYMIMQAYDYLVLNREYGCRLQLGGSDQWGNIVNGIELCRRIDGKEVYGVTAPLITRADGAKMGKSVDGAVWLNEAQLPAYDFWQYWRNTDDRDVGRFLRLFTDLPLDEIARLEQLEGAAINDAKIVLANEVTAMVRGADAARSAEATAAQTFAGGGAGEDLPTLTLGEEEMSLPAVLTAIGFTRSNGEAKRKIAEGAVKLDGEATRDPGAMIALAEGAEIKISLGKKRHGLLVR, from the coding sequence ATGAGCGAATTCGAATCCGACCTCCTGCAGCTGCTTTCAGAACGCGGCCACTTGCACCAGATCACCGATGCCGGTGCGCTCGACGCGTTGGCGATGAAAGAGGTCGTGACCGGTTATGTCGGCTTCGACCCCACCGCACCCTCGCTCCATATCGGCAATCTCGCCTCGATCATGCTGCTGAAGCGATTGCAGCAGGCCGGGCATCGCCCGATCGTCATCATGGGCGGCGGCACGGCCAAGGTGGGTGACCCCTCGGGTCGGGACGAAACCCGCACGATGCTGACCGACGAGAAGCTCGCCGGCAATATCGCTTCGATCAAGGGTAGTTTCGAACAGATCCTGCGCTTCGACGACAGCGAGACCGGCGCGCTGCTGATAAACAACGACGATTGGCTGAACGAGCTCGGTTATATCGAGCTGCTGCGCGATGTCGGGCCGCATTTCACTATCAACCGCATGCTGACATTCGACTCGGTCAAGCTGCGGCTCGATCGCGAGCAGCCGCTGACCTTCCTCGAATTCAATTACATGATCATGCAGGCCTACGATTATCTCGTGCTCAACCGCGAATATGGGTGCCGGTTGCAGCTGGGTGGCAGCGACCAGTGGGGCAATATCGTCAACGGTATCGAGCTATGTCGCCGCATCGACGGCAAGGAAGTCTATGGCGTCACCGCACCGCTGATTACGCGTGCCGATGGCGCGAAAATGGGCAAGTCGGTCGACGGTGCCGTGTGGCTCAATGAAGCGCAACTGCCCGCTTATGATTTCTGGCAATACTGGCGGAACACCGATGACCGAGACGTCGGCAGGTTCCTGCGGCTGTTTACCGACCTGCCGCTCGACGAGATTGCACGGCTGGAACAGCTCGAAGGTGCCGCAATCAACGACGCCAAAATCGTACTCGCCAACGAAGTGACGGCAATGGTACGCGGTGCAGACGCTGCCAGGTCCGCCGAGGCGACTGCCGCGCAGACCTTTGCCGGCGGCGGTGCGGGCGAAGACCTACCGACTCTCACGCTTGGCGAGGAGGAAATGTCCTTGCCTGCCGTCCTGACGGCGATCGGGTTCACCAGGTCCAATGGCGAGGCCAAGCGCAAGATTGCCGAAGGCGCAGTCAAGCTCGATGGCGAGGCCACACGCGATCCCGGCGCCATGATCGCGCTTGCCGAAGGCGCGGAGATCAAGATCAGCCTGGGCAAGAAACGGCACGGCCTGCTTGTTCGCTAA
- a CDS encoding exo-beta-N-acetylmuramidase NamZ family protein — MKFGIDRLLTEPELRKPLEGKRVALVAHPASVTEDLRHSLDALIAAGINVTSAFGPQHGLKGDKQDNMVETEDETDPVYGIPVFSLYGEVRRPAGQMMSSADVFLFDLQDLGCRIYTFVTTLLYLIEEAAKHGKSVWVLDRPNPAGRPVEGTLLVPGNESFVGAAPMPMRHGLTLGEMGHWFIRHFDLDVDYRVIDMHHWLPEAGPGYGWPDSRIWINPSPNAASLNMARAYAGTVMIEGATLSEGRGTTRPLEVLFGAPDVDASVIRKEMERFAPDWMTGCALRECWFEPTFHKHQGKLCNALMVHAEGAHYDHEAFRPWRLQALAFKAIRRLYPDYPIWRGKDFEYEYTEDVLAIDVINGGPALREWVDDTNALPGDLDALAAPDEEAWREEVRDLLLY; from the coding sequence ATGAAGTTCGGTATCGATCGCCTGCTGACCGAGCCCGAGCTGCGCAAGCCGTTGGAAGGCAAGCGCGTTGCACTGGTCGCACATCCCGCTTCGGTGACCGAGGACCTGAGGCATAGTCTCGACGCGCTGATCGCTGCCGGAATCAACGTCACGAGCGCCTTCGGCCCCCAGCACGGCCTCAAGGGCGACAAGCAGGACAACATGGTGGAGACCGAGGACGAGACTGATCCCGTCTATGGCATCCCCGTATTCAGCCTCTACGGCGAAGTACGTCGCCCAGCCGGCCAGATGATGTCGAGCGCCGACGTGTTCCTGTTCGACCTGCAGGACCTCGGCTGCCGCATCTACACTTTTGTCACGACGCTGCTCTACCTGATCGAGGAAGCGGCGAAACACGGCAAGAGCGTGTGGGTGCTGGACCGGCCCAATCCGGCAGGTCGCCCGGTTGAAGGCACGCTGCTGGTCCCCGGCAACGAAAGCTTCGTCGGCGCCGCACCCATGCCGATGCGCCACGGGCTCACGCTGGGCGAGATGGGGCACTGGTTCATTCGCCACTTCGATCTCGACGTCGATTACCGGGTGATCGATATGCACCACTGGCTGCCCGAAGCCGGCCCCGGTTACGGTTGGCCAGACAGCCGAATCTGGATCAACCCCAGCCCCAATGCCGCCAGCCTTAATATGGCGCGCGCCTACGCAGGGACGGTCATGATCGAAGGGGCGACATTGAGCGAGGGCAGGGGCACGACGCGCCCGCTCGAAGTGTTGTTCGGTGCACCTGACGTCGATGCTTCTGTCATCCGCAAGGAGATGGAGCGCTTCGCTCCCGACTGGATGACGGGTTGCGCGCTGCGCGAGTGCTGGTTCGAGCCGACTTTTCACAAGCATCAAGGCAAGCTCTGCAATGCGTTGATGGTTCATGCCGAGGGCGCGCATTACGATCACGAGGCTTTTCGGCCATGGCGTTTGCAGGCGCTTGCCTTCAAGGCGATCCGTCGGCTCTATCCGGACTACCCGATCTGGCGCGGCAAGGATTTCGAATACGAATACACCGAGGATGTCCTCGCGATCGACGTCATCAATGGCGGACCGGCCCTGCGCGAGTGGGTGGACGATACGAACGCGCTGCCCGGCGATCTCGACGCGCTGGCTGCTCCTGACGAAGAGGCATGGCGCGAAGAGGTGCGCGACCTCCTGCTCTACTGA
- a CDS encoding DUF817 domain-containing protein, translating into MALQPRSGGTRHSRFQAVRERLEGFDPGGGWRLWLYEFLLFGFKQAWACLFGAMLLFLLLATFLFYPDDAPLHRYDFLTLAALGIQVGMLVLKLETLEEAKVILIFHVVGTVMELFKTAVGSWIYPEAAILRIGGVPLFSGFMYAAVGSYIARVWRIFDFRFTHYPPHWATWLLAAAVYVNFFAHHWTVDIRYALFAATALLFWRTRVYFRNWREHRWMPLLVGFGLVALFIWFAENIATFARAWTYPGQEDGWQMVSLAKFGSWYLLMLISFVLVALMQPIRAPDQ; encoded by the coding sequence TTGGCATTACAACCCCGGTCGGGAGGGACCCGGCACTCCCGCTTCCAAGCGGTCCGCGAGCGGCTTGAAGGCTTCGATCCCGGTGGTGGCTGGCGGCTCTGGCTCTACGAGTTCCTGTTGTTCGGCTTCAAGCAGGCGTGGGCCTGCCTGTTCGGCGCGATGCTGCTGTTCCTTTTGCTCGCGACATTCCTTTTTTACCCGGACGATGCCCCGCTCCATCGCTACGATTTCCTGACGCTCGCCGCGCTCGGCATTCAGGTGGGAATGCTGGTCCTCAAGCTGGAAACGCTTGAGGAAGCGAAGGTCATCCTGATCTTCCATGTCGTCGGGACGGTGATGGAACTATTCAAGACCGCGGTCGGATCATGGATTTATCCGGAAGCGGCCATTCTGCGCATCGGAGGCGTCCCATTGTTCTCCGGCTTCATGTACGCTGCCGTGGGGAGCTACATCGCGCGGGTGTGGCGCATTTTCGATTTTCGCTTCACGCACTATCCGCCGCACTGGGCGACCTGGCTTCTGGCGGCCGCGGTCTATGTCAATTTCTTCGCCCATCACTGGACAGTCGATATCCGCTACGCGCTCTTTGCCGCAACGGCGCTGTTGTTCTGGCGGACGCGGGTGTACTTTCGCAACTGGCGCGAACACCGCTGGATGCCGCTTCTCGTCGGCTTCGGCCTGGTCGCGCTATTCATCTGGTTCGCGGAGAATATCGCGACCTTTGCACGGGCATGGACCTATCCCGGGCAGGAGGATGGCTGGCAGATGGTAAGCCTCGCCAAATTCGGCAGCTGGTATCTGCTGATGCTCATCAGCTTCGTACTCGTCGCACTCATGCAGCCGATCCGTGCGCCCGATCAGTAG
- a CDS encoding vWA domain-containing protein has translation MFFNFVDELREAGIGASFKEHLTLIEALDKDVIEQTPEAFYYLSRATFVKDEGMLDRFDQVFHKVFKGILTDYGQNPVDVPEDWLKAVAEKFLTEEEMAEIEKLGSWEEIMETLKERLAEQEKKHEGGNKWIGTGGTSPFGNSGYHPEGVRIGGESKHKRAVKVWEKREFKNLDNTKELGTRNIKMALRRLRRFAREGAADELDLDATIDGTAKQGWLDIHMRPERHNAVKLLLFLDVGGSMDPFIKLCEELFSAATSEFKNLEFFYFHNCLYEGVWKDNKRRWQERTKTWDVLHKYGHDYKVIFVGDAAMSPYEITHPGGSVEHMNEEAGAVWMQRLTNTYPATVWLNPVPEKQWGYSQSTKILKQLVNDRMFPLTLDGLDDAMRELSRKQGA, from the coding sequence ATGTTTTTCAATTTCGTCGACGAATTGCGCGAGGCCGGCATCGGCGCGAGCTTCAAGGAGCACCTGACGCTCATCGAAGCGCTCGACAAGGATGTGATCGAGCAGACGCCCGAAGCGTTCTATTATCTCTCGCGCGCGACCTTCGTGAAGGACGAAGGCATGCTCGACCGCTTCGACCAGGTCTTCCACAAGGTCTTCAAGGGCATCCTGACGGATTACGGCCAGAACCCGGTCGATGTGCCGGAAGACTGGTTGAAGGCTGTCGCCGAGAAATTCCTGACCGAAGAGGAAATGGCCGAGATCGAGAAGCTCGGTTCATGGGAAGAGATCATGGAGACGCTCAAGGAGCGGCTCGCCGAGCAGGAGAAGAAGCACGAAGGCGGCAACAAATGGATCGGCACCGGGGGCACCTCGCCGTTCGGAAACTCGGGCTACCACCCGGAGGGCGTGCGGATCGGCGGGGAAAGCAAGCACAAGCGCGCTGTGAAGGTGTGGGAAAAGCGCGAGTTCAAAAACCTCGACAACACCAAAGAACTCGGCACCCGTAACATCAAGATGGCGCTGCGCCGCCTGCGCCGGTTCGCGCGTGAAGGTGCAGCGGACGAGCTCGACCTCGACGCAACGATCGACGGGACCGCCAAGCAAGGTTGGCTCGACATCCATATGCGGCCGGAGCGGCACAATGCGGTCAAGCTGCTGCTGTTCCTCGATGTCGGCGGTTCGATGGACCCCTTCATCAAGCTCTGCGAAGAGCTGTTCAGCGCGGCAACAAGCGAGTTCAAGAACCTCGAATTCTTCTACTTCCACAATTGCCTCTACGAGGGCGTGTGGAAGGACAACAAGCGGCGCTGGCAGGAGCGCACCAAGACGTGGGACGTGCTCCACAAATATGGCCACGATTACAAGGTGATCTTCGTCGGCGATGCCGCGATGAGCCCCTACGAGATCACCCACCCCGGCGGCTCGGTCGAGCACATGAACGAGGAAGCCGGCGCGGTCTGGATGCAGCGGCTTACCAACACCTATCCGGCGACCGTGTGGCTCAATCCGGTACCCGAAAAGCAATGGGGCTACTCGCAGAGCACGAAGATCCTGAAGCAGCTGGTCAACGACCGGATGTTCCCGCTGACCCTCGACGGGTTGGACGACGCGATGCGGGAATTGAGCAGGAAACAAGGCGCGTAA
- a CDS encoding methyl-accepting chemotaxis protein, producing the protein MEHSKIIAADQSALELIPGKCGDVTVGCTDVAGVVEAVIASSEKLREEHTALQGTISDLEADQAKVSEASDEARLLSERAIARLGDGNALIRSSLSQITELLELVDTLTKHVTGFASAMDQVKRSSQHIDDIAETTNILALNATIEAMRAGEAGRAFAVVADEVKSLAGATRKATEEISSTIDTLEGEAKAVIGKIEGGAKASSEAKTSVAKIEETISGVSDLVEEVDRQNDQIARATNTISGHVSKVQGVLTGFDSAAIENEQKLQSAHSRMEALELTASEMFDSIVKSGLSPKDSEMVVQAQDHAAQLAEVAEAAIAVGEITMEELFDTHYRPVDGSNPPRYRSNASDWADRNWRPIIDAMVARGGAIMMCSPADMNGFLPTHVTDRSRQPTGDLAHDTKYCRNGRILLGPIDRKAKQSSAPYMMAVYRQEGDGKQYNVVRNVYVPLYINGRRWGDSELAYRF; encoded by the coding sequence ATGGAACATAGCAAGATTATCGCCGCCGACCAGTCCGCATTGGAGCTCATTCCGGGCAAATGCGGCGATGTCACGGTGGGATGCACCGACGTCGCCGGCGTCGTCGAAGCGGTCATAGCCTCGTCCGAAAAATTGCGCGAAGAGCATACCGCGCTGCAGGGTACGATCTCCGACCTCGAGGCCGACCAGGCGAAAGTCAGCGAAGCCAGCGACGAAGCGCGGTTGCTGTCCGAGCGCGCCATTGCCCGATTGGGCGACGGTAACGCGCTGATCCGCTCGTCACTGTCGCAGATCACGGAATTGCTCGAACTGGTCGATACTCTGACCAAGCATGTTACCGGCTTTGCTTCGGCAATGGACCAGGTGAAGCGCAGCTCGCAGCATATCGACGACATTGCCGAGACCACCAACATCCTTGCGCTCAATGCCACCATCGAAGCGATGCGGGCAGGGGAGGCCGGTCGCGCGTTTGCCGTGGTCGCCGACGAAGTGAAGAGCCTTGCCGGGGCGACCCGCAAGGCCACCGAGGAAATCTCCAGCACGATCGACACGCTCGAAGGCGAAGCCAAGGCGGTGATCGGCAAGATCGAGGGCGGAGCCAAGGCTTCGAGCGAGGCCAAGACCTCGGTCGCCAAGATCGAAGAGACCATCAGCGGCGTTTCCGACCTGGTCGAGGAAGTCGATCGCCAGAACGACCAGATCGCCCGCGCCACCAACACGATCAGCGGTCATGTTTCGAAAGTGCAGGGCGTCCTCACCGGCTTCGACAGCGCCGCGATCGAGAACGAGCAGAAGCTCCAAAGTGCGCACAGCCGGATGGAAGCGCTGGAACTCACCGCCAGCGAAATGTTCGACAGCATCGTCAAGAGCGGCCTCTCGCCCAAGGACAGCGAAATGGTGGTCCAGGCACAAGACCATGCCGCGCAACTGGCAGAGGTCGCCGAAGCGGCGATTGCTGTAGGCGAGATCACGATGGAAGAGCTGTTCGACACACATTATCGCCCGGTCGACGGCAGCAACCCGCCACGCTATCGTTCGAACGCGAGCGACTGGGCCGACAGGAACTGGCGCCCGATCATTGATGCGATGGTGGCGAGGGGCGGCGCGATCATGATGTGCTCGCCCGCCGATATGAACGGCTTTCTGCCGACCCACGTGACCGACCGCTCCCGCCAGCCTACCGGTGATCTCGCGCACGACACGAAATACTGCCGCAACGGTCGTATCTTGCTCGGGCCGATCGATCGCAAGGCAAAACAGAGCAGCGCGCCCTACATGATGGCGGTCTATCGCCAGGAAGGCGATGGCAAGCAGTACAATGTGGTGCGCAATGTCTATGTCCCGCTCTACATCAACGGTCGACGCTGGGGTGACAGCGAGCTCGCCTACAGGTTCTGA
- a CDS encoding L,D-transpeptidase family protein, whose translation MRSTLAGSSIAAAILLSVTTCVPVSSDPVRAVAPAVAAKTPPVPVAEWTPEPPPEVTVDDTLRDGVVIVISNASQHMHVFQDGRLWRSSPVSTGKRGKETPTGVFAILQKRRFHRSNLYSNAPMPFMQRLTWDGIAIHAGRLPGYPASHGCIRLPSNFANDLFRLTGFTSTGVIVTNDPLEDEAAALRLAQRTDAVIPIDPKLLEETPMRVATAEHESKFGPPQAATPAPERTPVPEPLSDTQAIQFAAALSDGEARAHWERISKAHPELAKMQMQVVPARVNGRQYYRLRAASPDAHAACAKLSSTGLECFPVG comes from the coding sequence GTGCGCAGCACGCTCGCAGGATCATCGATTGCGGCGGCAATTCTGCTGTCCGTGACGACATGCGTGCCCGTTTCCAGCGATCCGGTCCGCGCGGTGGCACCTGCCGTTGCCGCGAAGACGCCGCCCGTTCCTGTAGCCGAGTGGACTCCGGAGCCGCCACCCGAAGTGACGGTAGACGATACCCTGCGCGACGGGGTGGTGATCGTCATCAGCAATGCCTCGCAGCACATGCACGTGTTCCAAGACGGAAGATTGTGGCGCTCGAGCCCCGTTTCGACCGGCAAGCGCGGCAAGGAAACGCCGACCGGTGTCTTTGCCATCCTGCAGAAGAGAAGGTTTCACCGCTCCAACCTCTACAGCAATGCGCCGATGCCGTTCATGCAGCGCCTGACCTGGGATGGAATCGCCATTCACGCCGGTCGCTTGCCCGGCTATCCGGCCTCGCACGGCTGCATCCGGCTGCCGAGTAACTTTGCGAACGATCTCTTCAGGCTCACCGGTTTCACATCGACCGGCGTCATCGTCACGAACGATCCACTGGAAGACGAGGCGGCAGCGCTCCGGCTTGCGCAACGCACCGACGCGGTGATCCCGATCGATCCCAAGCTCCTGGAAGAGACGCCGATGCGGGTCGCGACGGCAGAGCACGAGTCCAAGTTCGGCCCGCCACAAGCGGCCACGCCGGCACCGGAACGAACGCCGGTGCCAGAGCCGCTATCGGACACACAGGCTATCCAGTTCGCGGCCGCACTTTCGGATGGCGAGGCGAGAGCCCATTGGGAGCGGATCAGCAAGGCGCACCCCGAACTGGCCAAGATGCAAATGCAGGTCGTACCGGCCCGGGTGAACGGTCGCCAATACTACCGGCTCCGCGCGGCATCGCCCGACGCACATGCGGCGTGCGCCAAACTTTCGAGCACGGGCCTGGAGTGTTTTCCGGTCGGCTGA
- a CDS encoding AAA family ATPase, whose product MADKRFTGTDDYIATDDLKVAVDAAVTLRRPLLVKGEPGTGKTVLAHEIAKAIGAPLIEWNVKSTTKAQQGLYEYDAVARLRDGQLGEERVHDISNYIKRGKLWEAFTSEELPVLLIDEIDKADIEFPNDLLQELDRMSFDVYETKERIEARERPIVVITSNNEKELPDAFLRRCFFHYIKFPDRDTMAEIIEVHYPDIQKALVKKAMDVFYEIREVPGLKKKPSTSELLDWLKLLLNEEMPLEVLQDANPNSAIPPLHGALLKNEQDVMLFERLAFMARRQT is encoded by the coding sequence ATGGCCGACAAGCGTTTTACCGGAACCGACGACTATATCGCGACCGACGATCTCAAGGTGGCGGTGGATGCCGCGGTGACGCTGCGCCGACCGCTGCTGGTCAAGGGCGAACCCGGTACCGGCAAGACTGTTCTCGCGCACGAGATCGCAAAGGCCATAGGCGCGCCGCTGATCGAGTGGAATGTCAAGTCGACCACCAAGGCGCAGCAAGGCCTCTATGAATATGACGCGGTCGCCCGCCTCCGCGACGGCCAGCTCGGCGAAGAGCGCGTCCACGACATCTCCAACTACATCAAGCGCGGCAAGCTGTGGGAAGCCTTCACCAGCGAAGAGCTTCCGGTCCTGCTGATCGACGAGATCGACAAGGCCGATATCGAGTTCCCGAACGACCTTTTGCAGGAGCTCGATCGCATGAGCTTCGATGTCTATGAGACGAAGGAGCGGATCGAGGCCAGGGAACGCCCGATCGTCGTGATCACTTCCAACAACGAGAAGGAACTGCCCGACGCCTTCCTGCGCCGCTGTTTCTTCCACTATATCAAGTTTCCCGATCGCGACACGATGGCCGAGATCATCGAGGTCCACTATCCTGACATCCAGAAGGCGCTGGTCAAGAAGGCGATGGATGTCTTCTACGAGATCCGCGAAGTGCCTGGCCTCAAGAAAAAGCCAAGCACCAGCGAGTTGCTCGACTGGCTCAAGCTTTTGCTCAACGAAGAGATGCCGCTCGAAGTGCTGCAGGATGCCAATCCCAACAGCGCGATCCCGCCGCTCCATGGCGCGTTGCTAAAGAACGAGCAGGACGTGATGCTGTTCGAACGTCTGGCCTTCATGGCGCGCCGCCAGACCTGA
- a CDS encoding serine hydrolase — MIAAIALAYSALSGEPANAQATDESAASDATMLEKAAEQVVEVIRGEAQPEEAFAPGFLAAVPREQFAAISAQLTGQFGPIIGVEKVEASSQYAGTIYLRFEKAIGSGNFVIEPEEPHRVTGLLLQTFEPIDDDVDKITQDLEALPGDVSVLFAPLAAGAEPILSFNPDKQLAIGSTFKLYVLATLAAEVEAGKRNWDDVIALDVKSFPSGMMQDWPQGSPVTLQTLASLMISISDNTATDQLVRVLGREAVEGQMAKSGHSAMDPMRPLLTTLDLFKLKGDPSLAREWLGLDQRARRAKVAAFEAEHDWKSYTVTPPTFVEPTAIETLEWFADMRDLAGLMRMFAEADDDTALDVMAINPSMPPSMRQRWDYIGYKGGSEPGVLNLTWLLRDKAGAWHMLAMSWNNSQANVQSSTFELLAQRIVALAD; from the coding sequence ATGATTGCCGCAATTGCACTGGCCTATTCCGCACTATCGGGAGAGCCTGCCAATGCACAGGCAACAGACGAATCCGCCGCCTCGGATGCGACAATGCTCGAGAAAGCTGCCGAGCAGGTTGTCGAGGTCATTCGAGGCGAGGCGCAGCCAGAAGAAGCATTCGCCCCAGGATTTCTCGCAGCGGTGCCGAGAGAGCAGTTTGCAGCGATCAGCGCGCAATTGACCGGGCAGTTCGGGCCGATCATCGGTGTAGAGAAGGTCGAGGCAAGCTCGCAATATGCAGGCACGATCTACCTGCGGTTCGAAAAGGCAATCGGCTCGGGCAATTTCGTGATCGAGCCGGAAGAACCGCACCGCGTCACGGGCCTGTTGCTGCAGACCTTCGAGCCAATCGACGATGACGTGGACAAGATCACGCAGGATTTGGAAGCGCTGCCCGGGGATGTCAGCGTGCTTTTTGCACCTCTGGCGGCAGGGGCGGAGCCCATCCTTTCCTTCAACCCTGACAAGCAACTGGCGATAGGCTCGACCTTCAAGCTCTACGTCCTCGCGACGCTTGCGGCAGAGGTCGAAGCGGGCAAGCGCAATTGGGACGATGTCATCGCGCTCGACGTCAAATCGTTTCCCAGCGGGATGATGCAGGATTGGCCGCAGGGCTCGCCAGTGACGTTGCAGACGCTCGCCAGTCTGATGATCTCGATCAGCGACAACACCGCCACCGACCAATTGGTCAGGGTGCTGGGCCGCGAAGCGGTCGAAGGGCAGATGGCGAAGAGCGGCCATTCCGCCATGGACCCGATGCGGCCACTGCTCACCACGCTCGACCTGTTCAAGCTCAAGGGCGATCCGTCTCTTGCGCGGGAATGGCTTGGTCTGGATCAGCGCGCGCGGCGGGCAAAGGTGGCAGCATTCGAAGCCGAGCACGATTGGAAATCGTACACCGTCACTCCGCCCACTTTCGTCGAGCCGACGGCCATCGAGACGCTCGAATGGTTCGCCGATATGCGGGACCTCGCCGGATTGATGCGCATGTTCGCCGAAGCCGATGACGACACGGCGCTGGATGTCATGGCGATAAACCCGTCGATGCCGCCGAGCATGCGGCAGAGGTGGGATTACATCGGTTACAAGGGCGGCTCGGAACCCGGCGTGCTCAACCTGACCTGGCTGCTGCGCGACAAGGCCGGGGCGTGGCATATGCTCGCGATGAGCTGGAACAATTCACAAGCGAATGTCCAGTCATCCACCTTCGAATTGCTGGCCCAGCGTATCGTTGCGCTCGCCGACTGA